A window of Suncus etruscus isolate mSunEtr1 chromosome 4, mSunEtr1.pri.cur, whole genome shotgun sequence contains these coding sequences:
- the POPDC3 gene encoding popeye domain-containing protein 3, with translation MGGNSSLWKNLIDEHPVCTGWKQEAEGAIYHLASILFVVGFMGGSGFYGLLYVFSLLGLGFLCSAVWAWVDVCAADIFSWNFILFVICFMKFVHIAYQVRSITFAREFQLLYSSIFQPLGTSMPIFRIIALSSEVVTLEKEHCYAMQGKTSIDKLSLLVSGRMRVTVDGEFLHYIFPFQFLDSPEWDSLRPTEEGTFQVTLTAETDCRYVSWRRKKLYLLFAQYRYISRLFSVLIGNDIADKLYALNDRVYIGKRCHYDIRLPNFYQMSSSEMSKSPD, from the exons ATGGGAGGAAATTCAAGTTTATGGAAGAACCTGATAGACGAGCATCCAGTCTGCACCGGCTGGAAGCAAGAAGCTGAAGGAGCCATTTATCACCTGGCCAGTATTTTATTTGTAGTAGGTTTCATGGGTGGCAGTGGATTCTACGGGCTCCTTTATGTCTTCAGTTTGTTGGGGTTGGGTTTTCTCTGTTCCGCTGTCTGGGCTTGGGTAGATGTCTGTGCAGCTGACATCTTTTCCTGGAATTTTATACTGTTTGTCATCTGCTTCATGAAATTTGTCCATATTGCTTATCAAGTTCGCAGCATAACCTTTGCCCGAGAATTCCAGCTGTTGTACAGCTCCATTTTCCAGCCTCTCGGGACTTCTATGCCCATCTTCAGAATCATTGCTTTGAGCTCTGAAGTGGTGACTTTGGAAAAGGAGCACTGTTATGCCATGCAGGGGAAAACCTCCATTGATAAACTCTCCTTGCTTGTTTCAGGAAG GATGCGAGTGACAGTTGATGGAGAATTTCTGCATTACATTTTCCCCTTCCAGTTCCTGGATTCTCCTGAATGGGATTCCCTGAGGCCCACTGAAGAAGGTACTTTTCAG GTCACCCTCACAGCAGAAACTGATTGTCGATATGTGtcttggagaagaaaaaaattgtatttactcTTTGCTCAGTATCGTTACATCTCCCGgttgttttcagttttaattGGCAATGACATTGCAGATAAACTCTATGCCTTGAATGACAGGGTATATATTGGGAAAAGATGCCATTATGATATACGACTACCCAACTTCTATCAAATGTCAAGTTCAGAAATGTCCAAATCGCCTGACTAA